In one window of Cryptococcus neoformans var. neoformans B-3501A chromosome 11, whole genome shotgun sequence DNA:
- a CDS encoding hypothetical protein (Match to ESTs gb|CF194244.1|CF194244, gb|CF194222.1|CF194222, gb|CF192237.1|CF192237; HMMPfam hit to Aldo_ket_red, Aldo/keto reductase family, score: 363.2, E(): 3.3e-106) → MAPASHFTFNNGKKIPSIGLGTWQSEPGQVAKAVESALKSGYRHIDCAWAYGNEKEVGEGLKASGVPREEIHITSKLFELHHHPEHVELACKDTLKNLGVEYLDLYLLHWNINFQVDAPKGTVPTFDHAVKADNGKIKLDVALADNVMPTWREMEKLVEKGLVKSIGISNFNIHRTEKLLKEAKIKPVADQVELSIQCPQHELVAYLKSKDILPQGYSPLGGTGKSNLRENDVVQKIADKYKVQTANILLSWLVMRGINPVPKSVTPERIANNLKLVDLSQEDFKELEKLAESHPPKRVCDQSEDFEPKYDIFQENDPEFSDKAQFAKLGLKL, encoded by the exons ATGGCGCCTGCTTCCCACTTCACCTTTAACAACGGCAAGAAGATCCCTTCTATCGGCTTGGGTACC TGGCAATCCGA GCCCGGACAGGTCGCCAAGGCCGTCGAGTCCGCTCTCAAG TCTGGCTACCGACACATCGA CTGTGCCTGGGCCTATGGTAACGAGAAGGAAGTCGGTGAGGGTCTCAAGGCTTCCGGCGTCCCTCGAGAGGAAATCCACATTACCTCCAAGCTCTTTGagctccaccaccaccccgAGCACGTTGAACTTGCTTGTAAGGACACTTTGAAGAACTTGGGTGTCGAGTACCTTGACTTGTACTTGTTGCACTGGAAC ATCAACTTCCAGGTCGACGCTCCCAAGGGAACCGTTCCCACGTTTGACCAcgctgtcaaggctgacaATGGCAAGATCAAGCTCGACGTTGCTCTTGCCGACAATGTCATGCCTACCtggagggagatggagaagctTGTCGAGAAAGGTCTCGTCAAGTCTATCGGTATCTCCAACTTTAACATTCACCGTACCGAAAAGCTTCTCAAGGAGGCCAAGATCAAGCCCGTCGCTG ACCAAGTCGAGCTTTCTATCCAGTGCCCTCAGCACGAGCTCGTTGCCTACCTCAAGTCCAAGGACATTCTCCCCCAGGGTTACTCTCCTCTTGGCGGTACCGGCAAGAGCAACCTCCGTGAGAACGACGTCGTGCAAAAGATTGCCGACAAGTACAAGGTCCAGACTGCCAACATCTTGTTGAGCTGGTTGGTCATGCGAGGTATCAACCCTGTACCCAAGTCCGTCACACCCGAGAGGATCGCCAACAACCTCAAAC TTGTCGACCTTTCCCAGGAAGACTTCAAGGAGCTCGAGAAGCTTGCCGAGTCTCACCCCCCCAAGAGGGTCTGTGACCAGTCTGAGGACTTTGAGCCCAAGTATGACATCTTCCAGGAGAACGACCCCGAGTTTAGCGACAAGGCTCAGTTCGCCAAGCTCGGTCTCAAGCTCTAA
- a CDS encoding hypothetical protein (Match to ESTs gb|CF193597.1|CF193597, gb|CF193596.1|CF193596; HMMPfam hit to tRNA-synt_2, tRNA synthetases class II (D, K and N), score: -3.1, E(): 3e-10; HMMPfam hit to tRNA_anti, OB-fold nucleic acid binding domain, score: 38.7, E(): 1.7e-08), producing the protein MAFRASRTLISLRVSSRSTVARIAPRVWGAAASRVHIRGNATATLTPREIKPFEEQVTLKAHYGPRPKITHDIADLSPSLVDQKVVIAGWLFSQRRASDNLHFFTLRSPSSSSAVQLVSRDKDVSKDVMEYPLESVVLVQGTVKARRQKAKAISSAVDEIELEVQGVTLLNPADQTLPFYPNRPEVANEDLRAQHRYLDLRRQDLADNLKTRSKVAHIIRNYLHDQGFTEIETPILLNSSPEGAREFLVPTRSPTPEGGQPTFYALPQSPQQPKQLLVSSGAIPKYYQIAKCFRDEDGRRDRQPEFTQIDLEMGFVSGAAEPPKGEGEMRSTWAIGGQEVRDVVEGMIKKIWKEVKGVDLEGWFRVMPYEVAMDVYGSDKPDTRFDMYTLPIGYYPTLSDDSLDKVLLDQNPYTVEWMVTPAAQAAGLDIPSIAGNNSFIDYVKITNANTHSWLGESVLTASLGLSLDKSLPGGVNPGDVIWLSRRKKIAEGGWTHLGRLRVQLMEALVAKGLMTLPTQPHFLWITQFPLFTLADEDKIHLSRGRYSSTHHPFTAPMYEDLADLKAGKIDGVRGQHYDLVLDGQEIGGGSVRIHDARLQEWVMKEVLQLDEQEMGRFDHLLRALKCGAPPHGGLALGFDRLVAILCGAKSIRDVIAFPKSTTGQDPVFKSPSVSGNEVLKEYGLQSLKREEKE; encoded by the exons ATGGCATTCAGAGCATCACGGACACTCATATCCCTCAGAGTGTCTTCAAGAAGCACAGTCGCGAGAATAGCCCCGCGAGTTTGGGGTGCAGCTGCGTCTAGAGTGCACATTCGAGGTAACGCAACGGCGACACTGACACCGAGAGAAATCAAGCCTTTCGAAGAACAAGTTACTTTAAAGGCCCATTACG GTCCTCGACCAAAGATAACGCACGATATCGCCGATCTTTCCCCTTCACTCGTCGACCAAAAAGTCGTCATCGCAGGCTGGCTCTTCTCGCAGCG ACGAGCGTCTGATAATCTCCATTTCTTCACGCTTCGctcaccatcctcttcttcggccGTGCAACTCGTTTCACGGGACAAGGATGTCTCGAAAGACGTAATGGAATACCCACTCGAAAGCGTCGTGCTCGTTCAAGGTACTGTCAAAGCCAGGAGACAAAAGGCCAAAGCTATCAGCTCGGCCgtggatgagattgagctGGAAGTGCAAGGTGTGACATTGTTGAACCCTGCGGACCAGACTTTGCCATTCTACCCCAACAGACCCGAAGTT gCCAATGAGGACCTTCGAGCTCAGCATCGTTACCTTGACCTCCGACGACAAGACCTTGCGGATAATCTCAAGACCAGGAGCAAGGTTGCGCACATTATCCGAAACTATCTCCACGATCAAG GATTCACCGAAATCGAAACGCCCATCTTACTCAACTCGTCTCCCGAAGGAGCTCGAGAATTCCTCGTGCCTACCCGTTCCCCCACCCCTGAAGGCGGCCAGCCCACATTCTACGCACTCCCCCAATCACCTCAACAACCTAAACAACTGCTCGTATCTTCTGGCGCTATCCCCAAATACTACCAAATCGCGAAATGTTTCcgtgatgaagatgggagaagggatAGGCAGCCCGAGTTTACGCAAATTGATCTAGAGATGGGTTTCGTGAGTGGGGCGGCTGAGCCGccaaaaggagaaggggagatgaggagtACGTGGGCGATTGGAGGGCAAGAAGTGAGAGATGTGGTGGAAGGGATGATTAAGAAGATTTGGAAAGAGGTGAAAGGCGTTGATTTAGAGGGATGGTTCAGGGTTATGCCGTACGAGGTGGCTATGGATgtg TATGGGTCTGATAAACCTGATACCAGGTTTGACATGTAT ACTTTACCTATAGGCTATTACCCTACACTCTCCGACGATTCTCTCGACAAAGTCCTTCTTGATCAAAATCCATATACTGTTGAATGGATGGTCACCCCCGCCGCGCAAGCAGCTGGTCTCGATATCCCTTCCATCGCCGGTAACAACTCTTTC aTTGATTACGTCAAGATCACAAACGCCAACACCCATTCATGGCTCGGTGAATCTGTCTTGACCGCTTCCCTCGGGTTGAGCTTGGACAAATCTCTGCCTGGGGGTGTGAATCCCGGGGACGTGATTTGGTTAtcgaggagaaagaagattgcAGAAGGCGGATGGACTCATTTGGGAAGGTTACGAGTACAGCTCATGGAAGCGCTTGTCGCGAAAG GCTTGATGACCCTCCCTACTCAACCACATTTTCTCTGGATCACCCAATTCCCGCTATTTACCCTCGCCGACGAAGACAAGATCCACCTCTCCCGCGGCCGATATTCTTCCACCCACCACCCATTCACCGCACCCATGTACGAAGATCTCGCCGACCTGAAAGCCGGGAAAATCGATGGCGTCAGGGGACAACACTACGATTTGGTGCTGGATGGGCAGGAGATTGGGGGAGGGAGTGTGAGGATACATGATGCCAGGTTGCAGGAATGGGTGATGAAAGAGGTGTTGCAGTTGGATGAGCAAGAGATGGGCAGGTTTGATCATTTGTTGAGAGCGTTGAAATGTGGTGCGCCCCCGCACGGAGGTCTTGCCCTTG GTTTTGATCGACTGGTGGCTATCCTGTGCGGAGCCAAATCTATCCGTGACGTGATTGCGTTCCCCAAGAGCACTACAGGCCAAGATCCAGTGTTTAAATCACCTTCTGTCTCTGGGAACGAGGTGTTGAAAGAGTATGGACTGCAGAGTttgaaaagggaagagaaggagtag